Part of the Gemmatimonadales bacterium genome, GCATGGCAAAAGTTGACGTCATCATGCCCCAGATGGGCGAGTCGATTGCGGAGGGCACGCTCTCCCGCTGGATCAAGAAGGTCGGCGACCCGGTCAAGCGGGACGAGCCGATCTTCGAGATCTCGACCGACAAGGTGGACGCCGAGATTCCGGCCCCGTCCGCCGGGGTGCTGGCGGAGGTGCTCGTGACCGAAGGGCAGACGGTCGCGGTGCAGACGGTGGTCGCGCGTATCGAGACGGACGCGGCGGCCGGGGCACCGACGGCCGGGGCGCCGCAGGCCGCTGTGCCGGCCGCCGCCCCCGTGCCCGCTGCTCCGGCGCAGACGGCGCCTGCGGCGCCTGCTCCCACCGCGTCTGCTCCAACCACGTCTGCTCCGGCCGCCACCGCTCCGACGCGCGAGCAACGTCCCACGCCTGCTCCGGCTCCCGCCCGGGTCCCGGCACCAGCCGCGAGCGCCGGCGCCCGGGCGGCTCCCGAGGGAGAACGCGCTGGCGCCGGCGGCAACGGTGTCCCCGAAACCGCCGAAGAGCGCCTTCGCCGCCGCTCCACGCCGGTGGTCCGGAAGATGGCCGCGGAGCACAATCTCGATCTGAGCGCCATTCCCGGCAGCGGCATCGCGGGTCGGGTCACCAAGAACGACGTGCTCTCTTATCTCGAGGCCGGGCCGCCAGCCCCCCCGGCCGGCGCGGCTCCCGCGCCCCCAGCCGCTCCTGCCCCCGCGCCGGCCGCCGCCGCGCCGGCCGCCGCCGCGCCGCACGGTCCCACCGGTGTCGAGCCCTGGCCCGGCGACCGGGTCGAACCCTGGTCCCGGATCCGGAAGCTCACGGCGGAGCACATGGTGATGTCCCGGCGGACCTCACCCCACGTGAACACCATCTTCGAGATCGACTACACCCGCGTCGCGCAGCTTCGAGCGAAGAAGAAGCAGGAGTATGCCGAGCGCGGCGTGAGCCTCACCTACCTCGCCTTCATCGCCAAGGCGGTGGCCGACGGCCTGAGAAGGCACCCGGGGCTGAACGCCGCCGTGTCCGGCGAGAGCACCATTCTCCGGCGGGACATCAATCTGGGCATCGCGGTCGCGCTGGAGTGGGGGCTCATCGTCCCGGTGGTCAAGCACGCCGATGAGCTGTCGCTGCTGGGTCTCGCCCGGGCCATCAACGACCTGGGCGAGCGGGCCCGCAACAAGAAGCTCAGTCCCGACGAAGTGCAGAAAGGCACGTTCACCATTACCAATCCGGGTGTGTTCGGCTCGGTGATCGGCACTCCGATCATCAACCAGCCGCAAGCCGCCATCCTCTGCGTCGGATCGATCGAGAAGCAGCCCGCGGTGGTCACCGTGGACGGCACCGACAGTCTCGCGATCCGGACCAAGGGGATGCTCTCGCTCGCGTTCGATCACCGGATCGTGGACGGTGCCGACGCCGACCGCTTCATGGCCGACGTGAAGGCCAGCCTCCAGCAGTTCCCGGAGAGCGCCGTCTAGCATGCCCCGCACGCTCACCGTGTCCCGGGTGAGAGTGCGGACCGGATCGGAGGAGGTGTATCTCGCCGGCGTTCGCGAGCTGGCGGCCCTGGCCGAAACGCGTGGCTGGCATCTCTGGGTCTTCCGCCGCCCCGACGACCCGCAGCTCTTCCTGGAGTGCAGCGAGAGTGCCAACCGGGAGACCCACCGGGCGTTCGCGGAGCGGCCGGCAGACGAGCGCCGCATCGAGCAACGGCTCCGGTCCGTCGCGACCTACGAGCCCGGAGCCTGGGACCTGTGGGAGGAAGTGAGGAGCAGCGACTGATGCCCCGACGAATCATCGAAGTGGACGGTCAGCAGTGGGAGGTCGCCGTCAGCGGCCGGCTCACCCAGTACGGCAAGGATGAGTTCGGCCTGGTCTTCAGCCGGGGCACCGGCCCCGGGCGGGAGCAGCGGGTGGTGCGCTACTCGCCGCTCGGAGCCAAGAGCCGGGAGCTGTCGCTGGGCGAGCTGAGTGACGCGGAGCTCCGGGAGCTGCTGGCGTATTCTCAGCCGTCCTGGACCGCACCCGAGATGGGATATCGCCGCTGAGTGTCCTCGAGCCGGCGCCCGCAGGCGCCACGATCGATCTGCACGTGCACTCCACCGCCTCGGACGGGAGTCTCTCCCCCGAGGCTGTGGTCGGGCGGGCGTTGGCCGCGAGGCTCGGCGCCATCGCCCTCACCGACCACGACACCCTGGCCGGGGTGCCCGAGGCCACGGTAGCGGGAGAGCGGCTGAGTCTTCGGGTCATCGGCGGATGCGAGTTCTCGGCGGCCGCTCCCTGGGGCGAGATGCACGTGCTGGGCTACTTCCTGCCGTCCCAATCGCCCGAGCTGGAGGCGTTCCTGGAGCGCTGCCGGGCCGATCGGGTGCGACGCGGGCGGGAGATGGTCACTCGACTGCAGGCACTCGGAGTGGGACTGGAGTTCGAGGACGTGCTCCGGGAGTCCCGCGGGGGGGCGGTCGGGCGGCCCCATGTGGCCCGCGCGGTGGTCCGCCGGGGCGGTGCGGTCGACGTGGGCCAGGCGTTCGACCGCTACATCGGCCGGGGCCGGCCGGCGTTCGTCGACAAGGTGCTGCCCCGGTTCCGGGAGATCAGCGACCTGGTGCATGGGGTGCGCGGGATCGTCTCGATCGCCCACGTGAAGGAGCGGGGCACTCGCTCGTTCCTCGAGCGCTTGAAGCAGGAAGGACTCGATGCGGTCGAGATCCGCCACCCGAGCCACGATCCGGAGCTGCGTGCACGGCTCGGCGAGATCGCCCTCCGGCTGGGGCTGGAACGGACCGGCGGGAGCGACTGGCACGGCGATCCCGAGCCGGGCGAGAGTCACGGCGCGCTCGGCTCCCAGGAGGTGCCGATCGAATGGCTGGAGCGGCTGGAGGCACTGCGGCCGGGCCCGGCTGCGTCGGTCGGCCCGTGATCGCGCTGCTGCCGGCGGGGAGCCAGGCTCCCCGATTCACCGCCGCCGCTTCCGACGGACAGACCTACCGACTGGACGACCTGCTGCTGCAGTCCCGCGTCCTGCTGGTCTTCTATCCGGGCAACGATACCCCTGGCTGAAACCGGCAACTCTCCGCCGTGCGCGACGAGATAGCCGACTACCAAACCTGCGGTGTGCGCCCCTTCGGCGTGAACCCCGCCTCGACCACCAGCCATGCTGGGTACGCCGCCCGCCGCGGCCTGCCGTTTCCTCTCCTGTCCGATCCCGAGCTCGCCATCAGCCGGGCGTATGGCGCGGTGCAGCCGGATGGCGCGGCCGTCGCGCGGTCGGTGTGCCTGGTCGATCACGATGGTACCATTCTGCATAGCCAACGGGGCGCCCCCGGCGCCGGGACGATCCTGGAAGGATTGAGGTGTCCATGACCGCGCGGGTGTATGACTTCGACGGCAAGGTGGTGCTGGTGACCGGCGTGGGCCGCGCCGGCCAGATCGGCCACGCCGTGGCGCTCGCGTTCGGCCGCGCCGGCGCCA contains:
- a CDS encoding dihydrolipoamide acetyltransferase family protein, whose translation is MAKVDVIMPQMGESIAEGTLSRWIKKVGDPVKRDEPIFEISTDKVDAEIPAPSAGVLAEVLVTEGQTVAVQTVVARIETDAAAGAPTAGAPQAAVPAAAPVPAAPAQTAPAAPAPTASAPTTSAPAATAPTREQRPTPAPAPARVPAPAASAGARAAPEGERAGAGGNGVPETAEERLRRRSTPVVRKMAAEHNLDLSAIPGSGIAGRVTKNDVLSYLEAGPPAPPAGAAPAPPAAPAPAPAAAAPAAAAPHGPTGVEPWPGDRVEPWSRIRKLTAEHMVMSRRTSPHVNTIFEIDYTRVAQLRAKKKQEYAERGVSLTYLAFIAKAVADGLRRHPGLNAAVSGESTILRRDINLGIAVALEWGLIVPVVKHADELSLLGLARAINDLGERARNKKLSPDEVQKGTFTITNPGVFGSVIGTPIINQPQAAILCVGSIEKQPAVVTVDGTDSLAIRTKGMLSLAFDHRIVDGADADRFMADVKASLQQFPESAV
- a CDS encoding PHP domain-containing protein; the encoded protein is MHSTASDGSLSPEAVVGRALAARLGAIALTDHDTLAGVPEATVAGERLSLRVIGGCEFSAAAPWGEMHVLGYFLPSQSPELEAFLERCRADRVRRGREMVTRLQALGVGLEFEDVLRESRGGAVGRPHVARAVVRRGGAVDVGQAFDRYIGRGRPAFVDKVLPRFREISDLVHGVRGIVSIAHVKERGTRSFLERLKQEGLDAVEIRHPSHDPELRARLGEIALRLGLERTGGSDWHGDPEPGESHGALGSQEVPIEWLERLEALRPGPAASVGP
- a CDS encoding redoxin domain-containing protein, which codes for MIALLPAGSQAPRFTAAASDGQTYRLDDLLLQSRVLLVFYPGNDTPG